From a region of the Neodiprion fabricii isolate iyNeoFabr1 chromosome 7, iyNeoFabr1.1, whole genome shotgun sequence genome:
- the LOC124187212 gene encoding thyroid receptor-interacting protein 11-like isoform X2 — MPCHATPRRLLLVGRTRRRERVFLRRNDDAGTAILASLTVGQSVASKASRGSPRRDAKYNAYADIKDGNHQNDDGSAFFWDPPSAKNRDAKKDNQTRLLQEQLSQATVKIRELEAELKTVRRVNAQSSKEDVLDCHQKTELLRAKQDMINRIIQMGEKNREAERNMKRLQLDEAVLVNDFRGIMSQLGSTEQLDLIRAALKSLEIENEKEILTGREEKFDVNEKIMKYDDGQFESVCLKTDNDNGTAKREDKLNGDTSNKETDLLRRIAQLEEENVGLNTSIVELDQQHSESIERLLSIKEEMQNKHQTLQNAYEQLYAEYNNAQSNLETVKSKLQFAEANNNTIGAVSSTNIREVEELSRKVKEILRNEEIEEQDDRSIFETVAEKYVESKWKKDMLERRLTEVSRELKDVAEMKESVQLECDDMQLNIDSLLAEIEHLKSNLPSIPEASEERVASLETETESLQEEIDRLQSQNTATRQQNFDLVMAVHNIEATLRNQENLEAELRNTKQQLEIAQQQLSGASKNVENNENMLEDLSRRLHSSLDENNELRATIDEMEMAQEKLEQRLEDRIESTIKLESELDSLREDLIRSVSNEKRLEGEVKTLQDAKSRIQSDLETAFQEREELQTSFDPPNQVADLEYDLSNMRKELDVALSQAEIQQSEIEKLSQSNERLVRENSSLLDQLGATQDESLDNIELLNTEMVLLEQKYNALEKEIGVKTAELAEALEQLHVNEGKCVRLENELATCKLVTEKLQTENGRCIDLENESKVLKANLEHFKNIEGKLKDSEDQCRQLKTELESVKSEAENLVTVEKKCCELEAKLNDLRNVEAKLQLAESKCIQLETELRDIRSNQVAGATLEEVQRISDEMKDVREALAEKTRENDVLIAENAKHCRTEKSLVESNQDSAEMARETINGLTRLVREKDAEIQNLRSSVTGNPVDKHEEQLLAMKKERDELVNLVQVKHNESVQYHLEIQRLTQLVNEQLTNNQKLKVEHDRVSEAVKEKEAELLWAQNELQVVRQRLKNFEESNNYGENCGVVEHSVQLAQAGILNEKCNALEAALVQEQSSNRILQNQLVESQKKEAAAGKELDRLRTHLMEIEASYTEEALSAEQKQKELEVKLMQAEERVKNSSTVYTSASIRANQQVETLQQQMALIVQQRDEIQKKLSISEDKVLAHAASLTNLQIVLEQFQSDKDKDILSATEKIQQQLEESYERQAELSDEITNLKDQLIEAKECLQAASRLSEQLDKKTERIEELKREVARLTELVSTADDRIQGANKSGEGKVDRALLKNLILGYVSSATGDKLSVLRVLATVLDFNESDREKSGLNSPAASGSWFAGLLRSGGVAQSKDQEASLSAAFVRFLESESKPKAQLPALPISTTPPPRPGHSRQHSSSSNQSTLLLSNITLPTFPDFVPARNTGSILKEVLKDS, encoded by the exons ATGCCGTGCCATGCCACGCCACGGAGGCTCCTCCTTGTCGGCCGGACGCGACGAAGAGAACGTGTGTTCCTCCGGAGGAACGACGACGCCGGTACCGCGATACTTGCAAGCCTTACCGTCGGTCAGTCAGTCGCGTCGAAAGCGTCCCGCGGTTCGCCTCGCCGAG ATGCAAAGTATAACGCATACGCAGACATAAAG GACGGGAACCACCAGAATGACGACGGCTCGGCTTTCTTTTGGGACCCTCCGTCGGCCAAAAATCGTGATGCGAAAAAGGATAATCAAACGAGGCTCCTCCAGGAGCAACTCTCACAAGCCACCGTAAAAATTCGCGAATTGGAAGCGGAACTGAAAACTGTACGGCGG GTGAACGCGCAAAGCTCGAAGGAAGACGTTCTCGATTGTCACCAAAAAACGGAACTCCTGCGAGCGAAGCAAGACATGATAAACCGTATCATTCAAATGGGTGAAAAG AATCGCGAAGCGGAAAGAAATATGAAACGTCTTCAGCTGGACGAAGCTGTTCTGGTGAATGATTTTCGTGGCATAATGTCACAGCTGGGATCAACGGAGCAGCTAGATCTTATTCGGGCAGCTCTGAAAtctttggaaattgaaaacgaaaaggAAATACTGACGGGGCGCGAGGAGAAGTTTGAcgtgaatgagaaaattatgaaatatgaCGATGGCCAGTTTGAATCGGTCTGCCTGAAGACCGATAACGACAATGGAACCGCTAAGAGGGAAGACAAACTTAACGGGGACACGTCAAACAAGGAAACCGATCTCCTGAGGAGAATCGCTCAGCTTGAAGAGGAAAACGTCGGCCTGAATACCAGTATCGTGGAACTGGACCAACAGCATTCGGAATCAATTG AGAGACTGTTATCGATAAAAGAAGAAATGCAGAACAAGCATCAAACGCTTCAAAACGCCTACGAGCAGCTTTATGCTGAATACAACAACGCGCAGAGTAATCTCGAAACTGTAAAATCCAAGCTGCAGTTTGCCGAGGCAAACAACAATACGATCGGTGCAGTTTCCTCCACAAACATTCGGGAGGTCGAAGAATTGTCGAGAAAAGTAAAAGAGATACTGCGGAACGAGGAAATCGAGGAACAAGATGACAGATCTATCTTCGAGACTGTTGCCGAGAAATACGTGGAAAGTAAATGGAAGAAAGATATGCTAGAAAGAAGACTGACCGAGGTAAGTAGGGAGCTGAAAGACGTTGCTGAAATGAAAGAATCAGTGCAATTGGAATGCGACGACATGCAGCTCAACATCGATTCGTTGCTTGCGGAAATTGAACATCTAAAGTCTAATTTGCCATCGATTCCCGAGGCGAGCGAAGAGCGCGTTGCCTCCTTGGAGACCGAGACCGAGTCCTTGCAGGAAGAAATCGATCGTCTTCAATCGCAAAACACAGCGACTAGACAACAGAATTTCGACTTGGTAATGGCCGTTCACAACATCGAAGCGACCCTGCGGAACCAAGAGAATCTGGAAGCCGAACTGAGGAACACGAAACAGCAGCTAGAAATCGCCCAGCAACAATTATCCGGTGCTtcgaaaaacgtcgaaaacaatGAGAACATGCTCGAGGACTTGAGTCGCAGATTACACAGCTCATTAGACGAAAATAACGAGCTTCGCGCGACGATTGATGAAATGGAAATGGCCCAAGAGAAATTGGAACAGCGACTGGAAGATCGGATTGAGTCGACAATAAAATTGGAATCGGAACTTGACAGCTTGCGGGAGGATTTGATACGTTCGGTTTCGAATGAAAAGCGGTTGGAAGGTGAAGTGAAAACGCTGCAAGATGCGAAAAGTCGAATTCAGAGTGACCTCGAAACCGCATTCCAGGAACGAGAGGAATTGCAAACTTCGTTCGATCCCCCTAACCAGGTGGCTGACCTGGAATACGATTTGTCAAATATGAGGAAAGAGTTAGACGTAGCGTTGAGTCAGGCAGAAATCCAGCAgagtgaaatagaaaaattgtcCCAGAGCAACGAGAGATTGGTTAGAGAGAATTCTTCGTTGCTCGATCAGCTGGGTGCGACTCAGGACGAGTCACTGGACAACATAGAACTCCTGAACACGGAAATGGTTCTTCTTGAGCAGAAATACAACGCATTGGAGAAGGAAATCGGTGTTAAAACGGCAGAACTTGCCGAGGCCTTGGAACAGCTTCATGTCAACGAAGGAAAATGCGTTCGGCTTGAAAACGAGTTGGCAACGTGCAAGCTAGTCAcggaaaaattacaaactgAGAATGGAAGGTGTATTGACTTGGAAAATGAATCGAAAGTATTGAAAGCAAATCTAgaacattttaaaaatatcgaaggaaaattgaaagatagCGAGGATCAATGTAGACAATTGAAAACTGAGTTAGAGTCTGTTAAGAGCGAAGCGGAAAATTTAGtaacggtagaaaaaaaatgttgcgaaCTCGAAGCCAAGTTGAACGACTTACGAAACGTAGAAGCAAAACTACAATTAGCGGAAAGCAAATGCATTCAGCTAGAAACGGAATTGAGAGATATTCGATCGAATCAGGTAGCTGGTGCTACGCTAGAAGAGGTGCAGAGAATTAGTGATGAGATGAAAGATGTTCGAGAAGCATTAGCTGAAAAGACGCGTGAGAATGATGTTTTAATTGCTGAAAACGCAAAGCATTGCCGCACAGAGAAATCTTTGGTGGAAAGTAATCAAGATTCGGCGGAGATGGCCAGAGAAACTATCAACGGCTTGACTCGGCTGGTCAGAGAGAAAGATGCCGAGATCCAGAATTTGAGATCAAGCGTGACCGGAAACCCCGTCGATAAGCACGAGGAGCAATTACTAGCTATGAAAAAGGAGAGGGACGAGCTGGTGAATCTTGTTCAAGTAAAACATAACGAAAGCGTTCAATACCATCTTGAGATACAAAGATTGACGCAATTGGTAAACGAACAGCTGACGAATAATCAAAAACTGAAGGTGGAACACGACCGAGTTTCGGAAgcggtgaaagaaaaagaagctGAACTTCTTTGGGCGCAAAACGAGCTTCAAGTCGTGCGTCAAAGACTGAAGAACTTCGAGGAGTCGAATAATTATGGTGAAAACTGCGGGGTGGTCGAGCATTCTGTCCAATTAGCTCAAGCGGGGATTCTTAACGAGAAGTGCAACGCACTGGAGGCAGCTTTGGTCCAGGAGCAATCTAGCAATagaattttgcaaaatcaGCTTGTAGAGAGTCAGAAAAAAGAGGCGGCTGCAGGAAAGGAATTGGACCGATTGAGAACTCACTTGATGGAGATCGAGGCGAGTTACACAGAAGAAGCTCTCTCAGCTGAACAGAAACAAAAGGAACTTGAAGTGAAATTGATGCAAGCCGAAGAACGGGTCAAGAATAGCTCTACCGTTTACACTTCTGCGAGTATCCGGGCTAATCAACAAGTCGAAACGTTACAGCAACAAATGGCTCTTATTGTTCAACAGAGGGATGAGATACAAAAGAAACTATCCATATCCGAAGACAAGGTTTTGGCGCACGCAGCTTCTCTCACCAATTTGCAAATTGTTTTGGAACAATTTCAAAGCG acaaaGACAAAGACATTCTATcggcaacagaaaaaattcagcaacaACTTGAGGAGTCTTATGAAAGACAGGCGGAACTTTCTGACGAAATTACCAATCTCAAG GATCAATTGATCGAAGCTAAAGAATGCTTGCAAGCAGCGTCAAGACTGAGCGAACAACTGGATAAAAAAACTGAGAGAATCGAGGAACTGAAACGAGAag ttgcTCGGTTAACAGAGCTAGTGAGTACCGCCGACGATCGAATACAAGGAGCAAATAAAAGTGGCGAGGGAAAAGTAGACAG ggctctcttgaaaaatttaatactcgGCTACGTGTCATCAGCAACTGGCGACAAGTTATCGGTACTCAGAGTATTGGCTACCGTTTTAGATTTCAACGAATCGGACCGAGAGAAGAGCGGACTGAACAGCCCCGCGGCAAGCGGCAGCTGGTTTGCTGGGTTACTGCGAAGCGGAGGGGTTGCTCAATCTAAA GATCAAGAGGCATCGTTATCTGCGGCGTTCGTCAGGTTTTTGGAAAGTGAATCCAAGCCAAAAGCTCAACTACCAGCTTTACCGATATCTACTACT CCGCCACCTCGCCCGGGTCACAGCAGACAACATTCCTCTTCGTCTAATCAATCAACCCTACTCTTATCAAATATCACATTGCCGACATTCCCAGATTTCGTTCCTGCCAGGAATACCGGCTCCATTCTAAAGGAGGTTCTGAAGGACAGCTGA
- the LOC124187212 gene encoding thyroid receptor-interacting protein 11-like isoform X4 — protein sequence MPRHGGSSLSAGRDEENVCSSGGTTTPVPRYLQALPSVSQSRRKRPAVRLAEDGNHQNDDGSAFFWDPPSAKNRDAKKDNQTRLLQEQLSQATVKIRELEAELKTVRRVNAQSSKEDVLDCHQKTELLRAKQDMINRIIQMGEKNREAERNMKRLQLDEAVLVNDFRGIMSQLGSTEQLDLIRAALKSLEIENEKEILTGREEKFDVNEKIMKYDDGQFESVCLKTDNDNGTAKREDKLNGDTSNKETDLLRRIAQLEEENVGLNTSIVELDQQHSESIERLLSIKEEMQNKHQTLQNAYEQLYAEYNNAQSNLETVKSKLQFAEANNNTIGAVSSTNIREVEELSRKVKEILRNEEIEEQDDRSIFETVAEKYVESKWKKDMLERRLTEVSRELKDVAEMKESVQLECDDMQLNIDSLLAEIEHLKSNLPSIPEASEERVASLETETESLQEEIDRLQSQNTATRQQNFDLVMAVHNIEATLRNQENLEAELRNTKQQLEIAQQQLSGASKNVENNENMLEDLSRRLHSSLDENNELRATIDEMEMAQEKLEQRLEDRIESTIKLESELDSLREDLIRSVSNEKRLEGEVKTLQDAKSRIQSDLETAFQEREELQTSFDPPNQVADLEYDLSNMRKELDVALSQAEIQQSEIEKLSQSNERLVRENSSLLDQLGATQDESLDNIELLNTEMVLLEQKYNALEKEIGVKTAELAEALEQLHVNEGKCVRLENELATCKLVTEKLQTENGRCIDLENESKVLKANLEHFKNIEGKLKDSEDQCRQLKTELESVKSEAENLVTVEKKCCELEAKLNDLRNVEAKLQLAESKCIQLETELRDIRSNQVAGATLEEVQRISDEMKDVREALAEKTRENDVLIAENAKHCRTEKSLVESNQDSAEMARETINGLTRLVREKDAEIQNLRSSVTGNPVDKHEEQLLAMKKERDELVNLVQVKHNESVQYHLEIQRLTQLVNEQLTNNQKLKVEHDRVSEAVKEKEAELLWAQNELQVVRQRLKNFEESNNYGENCGVVEHSVQLAQAGILNEKCNALEAALVQEQSSNRILQNQLVESQKKEAAAGKELDRLRTHLMEIEASYTEEALSAEQKQKELEVKLMQAEERVKNSSTVYTSASIRANQQVETLQQQMALIVQQRDEIQKKLSISEDKVLAHAASLTNLQIVLEQFQSDKDKDILSATEKIQQQLEESYERQAELSDEITNLKDQLIEAKECLQAASRLSEQLDKKTERIEELKREVARLTELVSTADDRIQGANKSGEGKVDRALLKNLILGYVSSATGDKLSVLRVLATVLDFNESDREKSGLNSPAASGSWFAGLLRSGGVAQSKDQEASLSAAFVRFLESESKPKAQLPALPISTTPPPRPGHSRQHSSSSNQSTLLLSNITLPTFPDFVPARNTGSILKEVLKDS from the exons ATGCCACGCCACGGAGGCTCCTCCTTGTCGGCCGGACGCGACGAAGAGAACGTGTGTTCCTCCGGAGGAACGACGACGCCGGTACCGCGATACTTGCAAGCCTTACCGTCGGTCAGTCAGTCGCGTCGAAAGCGTCCCGCGGTTCGCCTCGCCGAG GACGGGAACCACCAGAATGACGACGGCTCGGCTTTCTTTTGGGACCCTCCGTCGGCCAAAAATCGTGATGCGAAAAAGGATAATCAAACGAGGCTCCTCCAGGAGCAACTCTCACAAGCCACCGTAAAAATTCGCGAATTGGAAGCGGAACTGAAAACTGTACGGCGG GTGAACGCGCAAAGCTCGAAGGAAGACGTTCTCGATTGTCACCAAAAAACGGAACTCCTGCGAGCGAAGCAAGACATGATAAACCGTATCATTCAAATGGGTGAAAAG AATCGCGAAGCGGAAAGAAATATGAAACGTCTTCAGCTGGACGAAGCTGTTCTGGTGAATGATTTTCGTGGCATAATGTCACAGCTGGGATCAACGGAGCAGCTAGATCTTATTCGGGCAGCTCTGAAAtctttggaaattgaaaacgaaaaggAAATACTGACGGGGCGCGAGGAGAAGTTTGAcgtgaatgagaaaattatgaaatatgaCGATGGCCAGTTTGAATCGGTCTGCCTGAAGACCGATAACGACAATGGAACCGCTAAGAGGGAAGACAAACTTAACGGGGACACGTCAAACAAGGAAACCGATCTCCTGAGGAGAATCGCTCAGCTTGAAGAGGAAAACGTCGGCCTGAATACCAGTATCGTGGAACTGGACCAACAGCATTCGGAATCAATTG AGAGACTGTTATCGATAAAAGAAGAAATGCAGAACAAGCATCAAACGCTTCAAAACGCCTACGAGCAGCTTTATGCTGAATACAACAACGCGCAGAGTAATCTCGAAACTGTAAAATCCAAGCTGCAGTTTGCCGAGGCAAACAACAATACGATCGGTGCAGTTTCCTCCACAAACATTCGGGAGGTCGAAGAATTGTCGAGAAAAGTAAAAGAGATACTGCGGAACGAGGAAATCGAGGAACAAGATGACAGATCTATCTTCGAGACTGTTGCCGAGAAATACGTGGAAAGTAAATGGAAGAAAGATATGCTAGAAAGAAGACTGACCGAGGTAAGTAGGGAGCTGAAAGACGTTGCTGAAATGAAAGAATCAGTGCAATTGGAATGCGACGACATGCAGCTCAACATCGATTCGTTGCTTGCGGAAATTGAACATCTAAAGTCTAATTTGCCATCGATTCCCGAGGCGAGCGAAGAGCGCGTTGCCTCCTTGGAGACCGAGACCGAGTCCTTGCAGGAAGAAATCGATCGTCTTCAATCGCAAAACACAGCGACTAGACAACAGAATTTCGACTTGGTAATGGCCGTTCACAACATCGAAGCGACCCTGCGGAACCAAGAGAATCTGGAAGCCGAACTGAGGAACACGAAACAGCAGCTAGAAATCGCCCAGCAACAATTATCCGGTGCTtcgaaaaacgtcgaaaacaatGAGAACATGCTCGAGGACTTGAGTCGCAGATTACACAGCTCATTAGACGAAAATAACGAGCTTCGCGCGACGATTGATGAAATGGAAATGGCCCAAGAGAAATTGGAACAGCGACTGGAAGATCGGATTGAGTCGACAATAAAATTGGAATCGGAACTTGACAGCTTGCGGGAGGATTTGATACGTTCGGTTTCGAATGAAAAGCGGTTGGAAGGTGAAGTGAAAACGCTGCAAGATGCGAAAAGTCGAATTCAGAGTGACCTCGAAACCGCATTCCAGGAACGAGAGGAATTGCAAACTTCGTTCGATCCCCCTAACCAGGTGGCTGACCTGGAATACGATTTGTCAAATATGAGGAAAGAGTTAGACGTAGCGTTGAGTCAGGCAGAAATCCAGCAgagtgaaatagaaaaattgtcCCAGAGCAACGAGAGATTGGTTAGAGAGAATTCTTCGTTGCTCGATCAGCTGGGTGCGACTCAGGACGAGTCACTGGACAACATAGAACTCCTGAACACGGAAATGGTTCTTCTTGAGCAGAAATACAACGCATTGGAGAAGGAAATCGGTGTTAAAACGGCAGAACTTGCCGAGGCCTTGGAACAGCTTCATGTCAACGAAGGAAAATGCGTTCGGCTTGAAAACGAGTTGGCAACGTGCAAGCTAGTCAcggaaaaattacaaactgAGAATGGAAGGTGTATTGACTTGGAAAATGAATCGAAAGTATTGAAAGCAAATCTAgaacattttaaaaatatcgaaggaaaattgaaagatagCGAGGATCAATGTAGACAATTGAAAACTGAGTTAGAGTCTGTTAAGAGCGAAGCGGAAAATTTAGtaacggtagaaaaaaaatgttgcgaaCTCGAAGCCAAGTTGAACGACTTACGAAACGTAGAAGCAAAACTACAATTAGCGGAAAGCAAATGCATTCAGCTAGAAACGGAATTGAGAGATATTCGATCGAATCAGGTAGCTGGTGCTACGCTAGAAGAGGTGCAGAGAATTAGTGATGAGATGAAAGATGTTCGAGAAGCATTAGCTGAAAAGACGCGTGAGAATGATGTTTTAATTGCTGAAAACGCAAAGCATTGCCGCACAGAGAAATCTTTGGTGGAAAGTAATCAAGATTCGGCGGAGATGGCCAGAGAAACTATCAACGGCTTGACTCGGCTGGTCAGAGAGAAAGATGCCGAGATCCAGAATTTGAGATCAAGCGTGACCGGAAACCCCGTCGATAAGCACGAGGAGCAATTACTAGCTATGAAAAAGGAGAGGGACGAGCTGGTGAATCTTGTTCAAGTAAAACATAACGAAAGCGTTCAATACCATCTTGAGATACAAAGATTGACGCAATTGGTAAACGAACAGCTGACGAATAATCAAAAACTGAAGGTGGAACACGACCGAGTTTCGGAAgcggtgaaagaaaaagaagctGAACTTCTTTGGGCGCAAAACGAGCTTCAAGTCGTGCGTCAAAGACTGAAGAACTTCGAGGAGTCGAATAATTATGGTGAAAACTGCGGGGTGGTCGAGCATTCTGTCCAATTAGCTCAAGCGGGGATTCTTAACGAGAAGTGCAACGCACTGGAGGCAGCTTTGGTCCAGGAGCAATCTAGCAATagaattttgcaaaatcaGCTTGTAGAGAGTCAGAAAAAAGAGGCGGCTGCAGGAAAGGAATTGGACCGATTGAGAACTCACTTGATGGAGATCGAGGCGAGTTACACAGAAGAAGCTCTCTCAGCTGAACAGAAACAAAAGGAACTTGAAGTGAAATTGATGCAAGCCGAAGAACGGGTCAAGAATAGCTCTACCGTTTACACTTCTGCGAGTATCCGGGCTAATCAACAAGTCGAAACGTTACAGCAACAAATGGCTCTTATTGTTCAACAGAGGGATGAGATACAAAAGAAACTATCCATATCCGAAGACAAGGTTTTGGCGCACGCAGCTTCTCTCACCAATTTGCAAATTGTTTTGGAACAATTTCAAAGCG acaaaGACAAAGACATTCTATcggcaacagaaaaaattcagcaacaACTTGAGGAGTCTTATGAAAGACAGGCGGAACTTTCTGACGAAATTACCAATCTCAAG GATCAATTGATCGAAGCTAAAGAATGCTTGCAAGCAGCGTCAAGACTGAGCGAACAACTGGATAAAAAAACTGAGAGAATCGAGGAACTGAAACGAGAag ttgcTCGGTTAACAGAGCTAGTGAGTACCGCCGACGATCGAATACAAGGAGCAAATAAAAGTGGCGAGGGAAAAGTAGACAG ggctctcttgaaaaatttaatactcgGCTACGTGTCATCAGCAACTGGCGACAAGTTATCGGTACTCAGAGTATTGGCTACCGTTTTAGATTTCAACGAATCGGACCGAGAGAAGAGCGGACTGAACAGCCCCGCGGCAAGCGGCAGCTGGTTTGCTGGGTTACTGCGAAGCGGAGGGGTTGCTCAATCTAAA GATCAAGAGGCATCGTTATCTGCGGCGTTCGTCAGGTTTTTGGAAAGTGAATCCAAGCCAAAAGCTCAACTACCAGCTTTACCGATATCTACTACT CCGCCACCTCGCCCGGGTCACAGCAGACAACATTCCTCTTCGTCTAATCAATCAACCCTACTCTTATCAAATATCACATTGCCGACATTCCCAGATTTCGTTCCTGCCAGGAATACCGGCTCCATTCTAAAGGAGGTTCTGAAGGACAGCTGA